One region of Gymnogyps californianus isolate 813 chromosome 28, ASM1813914v2, whole genome shotgun sequence genomic DNA includes:
- the LOC127026587 gene encoding keratin, type I cytoskeletal 14 isoform X5 yields the protein MSTTVRQYSSSTSLKGFGGLGGGSSRLSSVRVGGGGYRAPSVHGGSGSYSVSSRIVSGLGSGYGGSYCSSVGGGLGGGFGGSYGAGFGAGFGAGFGGGFGGGDGILLAGEKETMQNLNDRLAAYLDKVRALEEANTDLEVKIREWYKKQGPGPERDYSPYYKTIEELRNKVLVATVDNANLLLQIDNARLTADDFRTKFETEQALRLSVEADINGLRRVLDELTLARADLEMQIENLKEELAYLKKNHEEEMNALRGQVGGEISVEMDAAPGIDLTKILAEMREQYESLADKNRRDAEQWFFSKTEELNREVAINTEQLQSGKTEITELRRTIQSLEIDLQSQLSTKAALEGTLADTEARYGTQLAQLQGLITGVEEQLAELRCDMERQNHEYRVLLDVKCRLEQEIATYRRLLEGEDAQYVEGLRLGGHIGRSRQIRTIFEEVQDGKVISSREQITQAAR from the exons ATGAGCACCACTGTCAGGCAAtactcctcctccacctccctcaAGGGGTTCGGTGGCCTGGGTGGAGGCTCCAGCAGGCTTTCCTCCGTGCGTGTTGGGGGAGGAGGGTACAGAGCCCCCAGCGTCCACGGAGGCTCTGGCAGCTACTCTGTCTCTTCCCGCATTGTCTCGGGGCTCGGAAGTGGCTATGGGGGCAGCTACTGCAGCAGCGTAGGAGGGGGCCTCGGCGGTGGCTTTGGGGGTAGCTATGGGGCTGGCTTTGGGGCTGGCTTTGGAGCCGGCTTTGGAGGCGGCTTTGGAGGCGGCGATGGCATCCTGCTGGCTGGCGAAAAGGAGACGATGCAGAACCTCAACGACCGCCTGGCTGCCTACCTGGACAAAGTGCGTGCCCTGGAGGAGGCCAACACCGACCTGGAGGTCAAGATCAGGGAATGGTACAAGAAGCAGGGACCTGGTCCTGAGCGTGACTACAGCCCCTACTACAAGACTATCGAGGAGCTCAGGAACAAG GTCCTGGTGGCCACAGTCGACAATGCTAACCTCCTCCTGCAGATTGACAATGCCAGGCTGACGGCTGATGACTTCAGGACCAA GTTTGAGACGGAGCAGGCTCTGCGCCTGAGCGTGGAGGCCGACATCAACGGCCTGCGCAGAGTGCTGGATGAGCTGACCCTGGCCAGAGCTGACCTGGAGATGCAGATCGAGAACCTGAAGGAGGAGCTGGCCTACCTCAAGAAGAACCACGAGGAG GAGATGAATGCCCTGCGCGGGCAGGTGGGTGGAGAGATCAGCGTGGAGATGGATGCTGCTCCTGGAATCGACCTCACCAAGATCCTGGCTGAGATGAGGGAGCAGTACGAGAGCCTGGCGGACAAGAACCGCAGGGATGCCGAGCAGTGGTTCTTCAGCAAG ACGGAAGAGCTGAACCGGGAGGTGGCCATCAACACGGAGCAGCTTCAGAGCGGCAAGACGGAGATCACAGAGCTACGACGCACCATCCAGAGCCTGGAGATCGACCTGCAGTCCCAGCTCAGCACG AAAGCGGCGTTGGAGGGCACCTTGGCCGACACAGAAGCCCGCTATGGCACCCAGCTGGCCCAGCTCCAGGGGCTGATCACCGGCGTGGAGGAGCAGCTGGCCGAGCTGCGGTGTGACATGGAGCGCCAGAACCACGAGTACCGGGTCCTCCTGGACGTCAAATGCCGCCTGGAGCAGGAGATTGCCACGTACCGCCGGCTCCTGGAGGGCGAGGACGCCCAGTACGTAGAGGGGCTTCGCTTGGGAGGGCACATCGGGAGGAG CCGTCAAATCCGCACAATCTTTGAGGAAGTCCAGGATGGGAAGGTGATTTCCTCCCGTGAGCAGATCACCCAGGCTGCCCGCTGA
- the LOC127026587 gene encoding keratin, type I cytoskeletal 14 isoform X6, translated as MSTTVRQYSSSTSLKGFGGLGGGSSRLSSVRVGGGGYRAPSVHGGSGSYSVSSRIVSGLGSGYGGSYCSSVGGGLGGGFGGSYGAGFGAGFGAGFGGGFGGGDGILLAGEKETMQNLNDRLAAYLDKVRALEEANTDLEVKIREWYKKQGPGPERDYSPYYKTIEELRNKVLVATVDNANLLLQIDNARLTADDFRTKFETEQALRLSVEADINGLRRVLDELTLARADLEMQIENLKEELAYLKKNHEEEMNALRGQVGGEISVEMDAAPGIDLTKILAEMREQYESLADKNRRDAEQWFFSKTEELNREVAINTEQLQSGKTEITELRRTIQSLEIDLQSQLSTKAALEGTLADTEARYGTQLAQLQGLITGVEEQLAELRCDMERQNHEYRVLLDVKCRLEQEIATYRRLLEGEDAHMSSHYLSQPVKEAPVTTRQIRTIFEEVQDGKVISSREQITQAAR; from the exons ATGAGCACCACTGTCAGGCAAtactcctcctccacctccctcaAGGGGTTCGGTGGCCTGGGTGGAGGCTCCAGCAGGCTTTCCTCCGTGCGTGTTGGGGGAGGAGGGTACAGAGCCCCCAGCGTCCACGGAGGCTCTGGCAGCTACTCTGTCTCTTCCCGCATTGTCTCGGGGCTCGGAAGTGGCTATGGGGGCAGCTACTGCAGCAGCGTAGGAGGGGGCCTCGGCGGTGGCTTTGGGGGTAGCTATGGGGCTGGCTTTGGGGCTGGCTTTGGAGCCGGCTTTGGAGGCGGCTTTGGAGGCGGCGATGGCATCCTGCTGGCTGGCGAAAAGGAGACGATGCAGAACCTCAACGACCGCCTGGCTGCCTACCTGGACAAAGTGCGTGCCCTGGAGGAGGCCAACACCGACCTGGAGGTCAAGATCAGGGAATGGTACAAGAAGCAGGGACCTGGTCCTGAGCGTGACTACAGCCCCTACTACAAGACTATCGAGGAGCTCAGGAACAAG GTCCTGGTGGCCACAGTCGACAATGCTAACCTCCTCCTGCAGATTGACAATGCCAGGCTGACGGCTGATGACTTCAGGACCAA GTTTGAGACGGAGCAGGCTCTGCGCCTGAGCGTGGAGGCCGACATCAACGGCCTGCGCAGAGTGCTGGATGAGCTGACCCTGGCCAGAGCTGACCTGGAGATGCAGATCGAGAACCTGAAGGAGGAGCTGGCCTACCTCAAGAAGAACCACGAGGAG GAGATGAATGCCCTGCGCGGGCAGGTGGGTGGAGAGATCAGCGTGGAGATGGATGCTGCTCCTGGAATCGACCTCACCAAGATCCTGGCTGAGATGAGGGAGCAGTACGAGAGCCTGGCGGACAAGAACCGCAGGGATGCCGAGCAGTGGTTCTTCAGCAAG ACGGAAGAGCTGAACCGGGAGGTGGCCATCAACACGGAGCAGCTTCAGAGCGGCAAGACGGAGATCACAGAGCTACGACGCACCATCCAGAGCCTGGAGATCGACCTGCAGTCCCAGCTCAGCACG AAAGCGGCGTTGGAGGGCACCTTGGCCGACACAGAAGCCCGCTATGGCACCCAGCTGGCCCAGCTCCAGGGGCTGATCACCGGCGTGGAGGAGCAGCTGGCCGAGCTGCGGTGTGACATGGAGCGCCAGAACCACGAGTACCGGGTCCTCCTGGACGTCAAATGCCGCCTGGAGCAGGAGATTGCCACGTACCGCCGGCTCCTGGAGGGCGAGGACGCCCA CATGTCTTCCCACTACCTCTCACAGCCTGTGAAAGAAG CACCTGTAACCACCCGTCAAATCCGCACAATCTTTGAGGAAGTCCAGGATGGGAAGGTGATTTCCTCCCGTGAGCAGATCACCCAGGCTGCCCGCTGA
- the LOC127026587 gene encoding keratin, type I cytoskeletal 14 isoform X9 — translation MSTTVRQYSSSTSLKGFGGLGGGSSRLSSVRVGGGGYRAPSVHGGSGSYSVSSRIVSGLGSGYGGSYCSSVGGGLGGGFGGSYGAGFGAGFGAGFGGGFGGGDGILLAGEKETMQNLNDRLAAYLDKVRALEEANTDLEVKIREWYKKQGPGPERDYSPYYKTIEELRNKVLVATVDNANLLLQIDNARLTADDFRTKFETEQALRLSVEADINGLRRVLDELTLARADLEMQIENLKEELAYLKKNHEEEMNALRGQVGGEISVEMDAAPGIDLTKILAEMREQYESLADKNRRDAEQWFFSKTEELNREVAINTEQLQSGKTEITELRRTIQSLEIDLQSQLSTKAALEGTLADTEARYGTQLAQLQGLITGVEEQLAELRCDMERQNHEYRVLLDVKCRLEQEIATYRRLLEGEDAQYPVKEAPVTTRQIRTIFEEVQDGKVISSREQITQAAR, via the exons ATGAGCACCACTGTCAGGCAAtactcctcctccacctccctcaAGGGGTTCGGTGGCCTGGGTGGAGGCTCCAGCAGGCTTTCCTCCGTGCGTGTTGGGGGAGGAGGGTACAGAGCCCCCAGCGTCCACGGAGGCTCTGGCAGCTACTCTGTCTCTTCCCGCATTGTCTCGGGGCTCGGAAGTGGCTATGGGGGCAGCTACTGCAGCAGCGTAGGAGGGGGCCTCGGCGGTGGCTTTGGGGGTAGCTATGGGGCTGGCTTTGGGGCTGGCTTTGGAGCCGGCTTTGGAGGCGGCTTTGGAGGCGGCGATGGCATCCTGCTGGCTGGCGAAAAGGAGACGATGCAGAACCTCAACGACCGCCTGGCTGCCTACCTGGACAAAGTGCGTGCCCTGGAGGAGGCCAACACCGACCTGGAGGTCAAGATCAGGGAATGGTACAAGAAGCAGGGACCTGGTCCTGAGCGTGACTACAGCCCCTACTACAAGACTATCGAGGAGCTCAGGAACAAG GTCCTGGTGGCCACAGTCGACAATGCTAACCTCCTCCTGCAGATTGACAATGCCAGGCTGACGGCTGATGACTTCAGGACCAA GTTTGAGACGGAGCAGGCTCTGCGCCTGAGCGTGGAGGCCGACATCAACGGCCTGCGCAGAGTGCTGGATGAGCTGACCCTGGCCAGAGCTGACCTGGAGATGCAGATCGAGAACCTGAAGGAGGAGCTGGCCTACCTCAAGAAGAACCACGAGGAG GAGATGAATGCCCTGCGCGGGCAGGTGGGTGGAGAGATCAGCGTGGAGATGGATGCTGCTCCTGGAATCGACCTCACCAAGATCCTGGCTGAGATGAGGGAGCAGTACGAGAGCCTGGCGGACAAGAACCGCAGGGATGCCGAGCAGTGGTTCTTCAGCAAG ACGGAAGAGCTGAACCGGGAGGTGGCCATCAACACGGAGCAGCTTCAGAGCGGCAAGACGGAGATCACAGAGCTACGACGCACCATCCAGAGCCTGGAGATCGACCTGCAGTCCCAGCTCAGCACG AAAGCGGCGTTGGAGGGCACCTTGGCCGACACAGAAGCCCGCTATGGCACCCAGCTGGCCCAGCTCCAGGGGCTGATCACCGGCGTGGAGGAGCAGCTGGCCGAGCTGCGGTGTGACATGGAGCGCCAGAACCACGAGTACCGGGTCCTCCTGGACGTCAAATGCCGCCTGGAGCAGGAGATTGCCACGTACCGCCGGCTCCTGGAGGGCGAGGACGCCCAGTAC CCTGTGAAAGAAG CACCTGTAACCACCCGTCAAATCCGCACAATCTTTGAGGAAGTCCAGGATGGGAAGGTGATTTCCTCCCGTGAGCAGATCACCCAGGCTGCCCGCTGA
- the LOC127026587 gene encoding keratin, type I cytoskeletal 14 isoform X8: MSTTVRQYSSSTSLKGFGGLGGGSSRLSSVRVGGGGYRAPSVHGGSGSYSVSSRIVSGLGSGYGGSYCSSVGGGLGGGFGGSYGAGFGAGFGAGFGGGFGGGDGILLAGEKETMQNLNDRLAAYLDKVRALEEANTDLEVKIREWYKKQGPGPERDYSPYYKTIEELRNKVLVATVDNANLLLQIDNARLTADDFRTKFETEQALRLSVEADINGLRRVLDELTLARADLEMQIENLKEELAYLKKNHEEEMNALRGQVGGEISVEMDAAPGIDLTKILAEMREQYESLADKNRRDAEQWFFSKTEELNREVAINTEQLQSGKTEITELRRTIQSLEIDLQSQLSTKAALEGTLADTEARYGTQLAQLQGLITGVEEQLAELRCDMERQNHEYRVLLDVKCRLEQEIATYRRLLEGEDAQLSDIGSGAGSLRGGGHAGARVRTIVEEVQDGKVVSSREQVALTTR; encoded by the exons ATGAGCACCACTGTCAGGCAAtactcctcctccacctccctcaAGGGGTTCGGTGGCCTGGGTGGAGGCTCCAGCAGGCTTTCCTCCGTGCGTGTTGGGGGAGGAGGGTACAGAGCCCCCAGCGTCCACGGAGGCTCTGGCAGCTACTCTGTCTCTTCCCGCATTGTCTCGGGGCTCGGAAGTGGCTATGGGGGCAGCTACTGCAGCAGCGTAGGAGGGGGCCTCGGCGGTGGCTTTGGGGGTAGCTATGGGGCTGGCTTTGGGGCTGGCTTTGGAGCCGGCTTTGGAGGCGGCTTTGGAGGCGGCGATGGCATCCTGCTGGCTGGCGAAAAGGAGACGATGCAGAACCTCAACGACCGCCTGGCTGCCTACCTGGACAAAGTGCGTGCCCTGGAGGAGGCCAACACCGACCTGGAGGTCAAGATCAGGGAATGGTACAAGAAGCAGGGACCTGGTCCTGAGCGTGACTACAGCCCCTACTACAAGACTATCGAGGAGCTCAGGAACAAG GTCCTGGTGGCCACAGTCGACAATGCTAACCTCCTCCTGCAGATTGACAATGCCAGGCTGACGGCTGATGACTTCAGGACCAA GTTTGAGACGGAGCAGGCTCTGCGCCTGAGCGTGGAGGCCGACATCAACGGCCTGCGCAGAGTGCTGGATGAGCTGACCCTGGCCAGAGCTGACCTGGAGATGCAGATCGAGAACCTGAAGGAGGAGCTGGCCTACCTCAAGAAGAACCACGAGGAG GAGATGAATGCCCTGCGCGGGCAGGTGGGTGGAGAGATCAGCGTGGAGATGGATGCTGCTCCTGGAATCGACCTCACCAAGATCCTGGCTGAGATGAGGGAGCAGTACGAGAGCCTGGCGGACAAGAACCGCAGGGATGCCGAGCAGTGGTTCTTCAGCAAG ACGGAAGAGCTGAACCGGGAGGTGGCCATCAACACGGAGCAGCTTCAGAGCGGCAAGACGGAGATCACAGAGCTACGACGCACCATCCAGAGCCTGGAGATCGACCTGCAGTCCCAGCTCAGCACG AAAGCGGCGTTGGAGGGCACCTTGGCCGACACAGAAGCCCGCTATGGCACCCAGCTGGCCCAGCTCCAGGGGCTGATCACCGGCGTGGAGGAGCAGCTGGCCGAGCTGCGGTGTGACATGGAGCGCCAGAACCACGAGTACCGGGTCCTCCTGGACGTCAAATGCCGCCTGGAGCAGGAGATTGCCACGTACCGCCGGCTCCTGGAGGGCGAGGACGCCCA